From a single Arachis hypogaea cultivar Tifrunner chromosome 3, arahy.Tifrunner.gnm2.J5K5, whole genome shotgun sequence genomic region:
- the LOC112789928 gene encoding long-chain-alcohol oxidase FAO1 encodes MVRRECHPLLKGERGERKYRHGFFGYEMESLASICEVVIPPLPPLKDEEDELNNKDVTKSFSNISASQHPYPHEVAEILVKRGLIEAVILIRVILWVLATRLGTLLLCGSLSFGGKWPFINNFSNMGLEKREKVVQKWLKHRFLTPIRLAFAYIKVLCVYCFFSSVDEKGDNPAWKAIGYEVAADEKQKNVSNNKRPLQKGIIETMQEQSDSTLQQSLAKKGLNVTMDTKTNTLKLKCDAVVVGSGCGGGVAASVLSSAGHKVVVLEKGNYFASQDYSSLEGPSMDQLYETGGILASVDSRILVLAGSTVGGGSAVNWSACIKTPQNVMKEWSEEHKLPLFSSLEYQSAMETVCERIGVTEFCKQEGFQNQVLRKGCQNLGLKVDYVPRNSSGNHYCGSCGYGCPKGEKKGTQETWLVDAVESGAVIITGCKAEKFLLQTNTNGRRSERKNKCFGVLAKALSSRITMKLQIEAKVTVSAGGALLTPPLMISSGLRNKNIGRNLHLHPVLMTWGYFPDSNSELEGKVFEGGIITSVHKVPPRDSESSDTRAIIETPLLGPASFASLCPWESGRDFKERMLKYPRTSHLITIIRDTACGVVTSEGRISYKLSEMDKENMRIGLQQALRILIAAGAVEVGTHRSDGQRIKCGDIGYGKIEEFLDSVWPMEGALSPGEKWNIYCSAHQMGSCRMGATEKEGGVDENGESWEAEGLFVCDASLLPSAVGVNPMITIQSTAYCVSNRIVDYLKNL; translated from the exons atgGTGAGAAGAGAGTGCCATCCATTGTTgaagggagagagaggagagagaaaatacAGACATGGGTTTTTTGGGTATGAGATGGAATCACTTGCAAGCATATGTGAGGTTGTGATTCCTCCTTTGCCGCCATTGAAGGATGAAGAGGATGAGCTTAATAACAAGGATGTGACCAAGTCCTTCTCCAACATTTCCGCTTCTCAACATCCATACCCTCATGAG GTTGCAGAAATATTAGTGAAGAGGGGGTTAATAGAAGCAGTAATATTGATTAGAGTGATTTTGTGGGTATTAGCAACAAGGTTGGGGACCTTGTTGCTTTGTGGGTCGCTCAGCTTTGGTGGCAAATGGCCCTTTATCAATAACTTCTCAAACATGGGTTTGGAGAAAAGAGAAAAGGTGGTTCAGAAATGGCTGAAGCATAGGTTCCTTACACCTATAAGACTTGCATTTGCTTACATCAAAGTCTTGTGCGTCTATTGTTTCTTCTCTTCG GTTGATGAGAAGGGAGACAATCCAGCATGGAAAGCCATTGGGTATGAAGTAGCTGCtgatgaaaaacagaagaatgtCTCCAACAATAAGAGGCCTCTTCAAAAAGGGATCATAGAAACAATGCAAGAACAATCTGACTCAACTCTTCAACAATCCCttgccaagaaaggcctcaacgtTACAATGGACACCAAAACCAACACCCTCAAACTCAAATGCGATGCAGTGGTTGTTGGCTCCGGTTGCGGCGGAGGCGTGGCCGCTTCAGTTCTCTCGAGTGCCGGCCACAAGGTGGTTGTTCTTGAGAAAGGAAACTATTTCGCTTCCCAAGACTATTCGTCTCTCGAAGGCCCTTCCATGGATCAATTGTATGAAACTGGAGGGATCCTTGCTTCAGTGGACTCTAGAATTCTGGTTCTCGCAGGATCTACTGTTGGTGGCGGTTCTGCTGTTAACTGGTCGGCGTGCATCAAAACGCCGCAAAATGTGATGAAGGAGTGGTCCGAGGAACACAAGCTTCCCCTCTTTTCGAGTTTAGAGTATCAATCTGCAATGGAAACCGTGTGTGAAAGGATTGGTGTCACAGAATTTTGTAAACAAGAAGGTTTCCAAAACCAAGTGCTGAGAAAAGGGTGTCAGAATCTTGGACTCAAGGTTGATTACGTTCCAAGAAACTCGTCCGGGAATCACTATTGCGGTTCGTGCGGTTATGGTTGTccgaaaggagagaagaaagggaCCCAAGAAACATGGCTTGTGGATGCTGTTGAGAGTGGCGCGGTGATCATTACAGGGTGCAAAGCTGAGAAATTCTTGCTTCAAACAAACACTAACGGACGAAGAAGTGAAAGAAAGAACAAGTGTTTTGGAGTTTTGGCCAAGGCTTTAAGCAGTAGAATCACAATGAAGCTCCAAATTGAAGCCAAGGTAACAGTTTCTGCGGGTGGAGCACTTCTTACACCGCCATTGATGATTTCGAGTGGCTTAAGGAACAAGAACATTGGTAGGAACCTTCATCTTCACCCTGTTCTAATGACTTGGGGATACTTCCCTGATTCGAATTCGGAGTTGGAGGGTAAAGTCTTTGAAGGAGGAATAATCACATCGGTCCATAAGGTTCCTCCAAGAGACTCTGAATCATCAGATACACGAGCTATCATCGAAACGCCTCTGCTTGGACCGGCTTCTTTCGCTTCACTGTGTCCATGGGAATCAGGACGAGACTTCAAAGAGAGAATGCTTAAGTACCCGAGAACTTCGCATTTAATCACAATCATTAGAGACACGGCTTGTGGGGTGGTTACTTCAGAAGGAAGGATCAGTTATAAACTATCCGAAATGGATAAAGAGAACATGAGGATTGGGCTTCAGCAAGCTCTGAGGATTCTGATAGCCGCGGGGGCTGTGGAAGTAGGAACACACAGAAGTGATGGGCAGAGAATAAAATGTGGCGACATAGGTTATGGTAAAATTGAAGAGTTTCTGGACAGTGTTTGGCCCATGGAGGGCGCGCTGTCGCCGGGCGAGAAGTGGAACATATACTGCTCGGCGCACCAGATGGGGAGCTGTAGAATGGGAGCCACTGAGAAAGAAGGGGGTGTTGATGAGAATGGAGAGAGTTGGGAGGCAGAAGGGTTGTTTGTTTGTGATGCAAGTTTGCTTCCAAGTGCAGTTGGTGTCAATCCCATGATCACAATCCAATCAACTGCTTATTGTGTCTCAAATAGGATTGTTGATTATCTTAAGAATCTGTGA